The Streptomyces sp. HSG2 genome has a segment encoding these proteins:
- a CDS encoding FAD-dependent monooxygenase, translated as MPVDENLPSHCQTLIVGGGLAGLELAKELSRQGVRDTLVLEAGPVGDPRHVNYLNPPEEALRMWLDSAADPYFRQPWSSATPPHYRGTSGVRRRLGGRSLYWYGVMLPLEDWALAEPWWPAQIISDLRDSWQGGPGLYQRIGTLLSEWQQTTGAQPVNGTAEAVAEGIRTGETRWLATPLARITDAGDLEAERWRAYTPVEHWWDADSGARRVPLPGVRLCTDVEVTNVVVRDGLARGVVARVGESGEEVEIASDRVVLCAGTLETSRLAIQALYRATEPGSARLTGLADHIVQGVSLRLEGDSAQRVLKEVPPGSYFSPGVAEARSNMFLDVHRLAHDAAVLEIRAMGEQMPSPDSYVECIPAGAFPWEMSVYSVPSAVDRDLINAQQHLLSAVYEELCELSGTAPVELLFSSYDEPECNNSVVLPEFVRSLVPGRPVTWANSLGTEDHEGGTLPLGRLLGEDQQFRGIRGLFAAGPVVFPRLGAANPSLTTLALVHRLAVTLALPKERGCAEW; from the coding sequence ATGCCCGTCGATGAGAACCTGCCGTCCCATTGCCAGACCCTGATCGTGGGGGGAGGGCTCGCCGGGCTCGAGCTGGCGAAGGAACTGTCCCGGCAGGGTGTGAGGGACACTCTGGTGCTGGAGGCCGGACCGGTCGGTGACCCGAGGCACGTGAACTACCTCAACCCGCCAGAGGAGGCGCTGCGGATGTGGCTCGACTCCGCGGCCGATCCATACTTCCGTCAGCCGTGGAGTTCCGCGACTCCACCGCACTACCGGGGTACCTCCGGGGTGCGCCGACGACTCGGCGGACGCTCCCTCTATTGGTACGGCGTGATGCTTCCTTTGGAGGACTGGGCGCTGGCCGAGCCTTGGTGGCCCGCCCAGATCATTTCCGACCTCCGCGATTCCTGGCAGGGAGGGCCGGGACTGTACCAGCGCATCGGCACCTTGCTGAGTGAGTGGCAGCAGACGACCGGCGCACAGCCGGTTAACGGGACCGCGGAGGCTGTGGCCGAGGGAATCAGGACCGGTGAGACACGATGGCTGGCCACGCCTCTCGCCAGGATCACGGATGCCGGTGACCTGGAGGCCGAGCGGTGGCGTGCCTACACGCCGGTCGAACACTGGTGGGACGCGGATTCTGGTGCTCGTCGTGTCCCTCTGCCAGGCGTGCGCCTCTGCACCGACGTAGAGGTGACCAACGTGGTGGTGCGTGACGGCCTGGCACGTGGCGTCGTCGCACGGGTCGGCGAGTCGGGGGAGGAGGTGGAAATCGCTTCCGACCGCGTCGTGTTGTGCGCCGGGACCCTGGAGACAAGCCGGCTGGCGATCCAGGCGCTGTACCGTGCGACCGAGCCGGGTTCTGCCCGCTTGACGGGGCTGGCCGACCATATCGTGCAGGGGGTCTCCCTTCGGCTCGAAGGGGATTCCGCTCAGCGTGTACTCAAAGAAGTCCCGCCCGGATCATACTTTTCGCCCGGCGTTGCGGAAGCCAGATCTAATATGTTTCTGGACGTGCATCGTCTGGCTCACGATGCGGCGGTGTTGGAGATACGGGCGATGGGTGAACAGATGCCCAGTCCTGACAGCTACGTCGAATGCATACCTGCGGGAGCATTCCCGTGGGAGATGTCGGTTTACTCTGTGCCGTCGGCTGTCGACCGGGACCTCATCAACGCTCAGCAGCACCTCCTGAGCGCCGTCTATGAGGAGCTTTGTGAGCTGAGCGGTACAGCGCCAGTCGAGCTTCTTTTCAGTAGCTACGATGAACCGGAGTGCAATAATTCCGTAGTCCTTCCGGAATTTGTGCGATCTCTTGTTCCTGGTCGACCGGTCACATGGGCGAACTCCCTGGGAACCGAAGATCATGAAGGTGGTACGCTGCCTCTTGGCCGGCTTCTGGGCGAGGACCAGCAGTTTCGGGGGATCCGAGGTCTCTTTGCCGCTGGGCCAGTCGTGTTTCCCCGATTGGGCGCGGCCAACCCCTCGCTCACCACCCTCGCCCTCGTACACCGTCTTGCTGTGACACTGGCGCTGCCGAAGGAACGGGGGTGCGCGGAGTGGTAG
- the gntA gene encoding guanitoxin biosynthesis heme-dependent pre-guanitoxin N-hydroxylase GntA, whose product MRGVVVVDRSAVHQEFRAMMLSGTFPCLGGASAIRRGQYRFGWYPRLGSAEAVSSCAEDLTRFVVDFPESAHPVAVHVAVFDGPGGLGEEEFELLLWRQLACMRLADEAGGCAGGPASAELSDELADPGFFFGHRNFFVVGMHSGSSRKARTFPWPALIFNSLSHMGPLQQVGSYVSMQEKIRLRDRRLQGSINPSLSSPRVAQFSGRAVTSDWKCPVDLTEERPGHDHERR is encoded by the coding sequence GTGCGCGGAGTGGTAGTGGTTGATCGGAGTGCAGTGCACCAGGAATTCCGCGCCATGATGCTGAGCGGCACGTTTCCCTGCCTCGGCGGCGCATCGGCTATCAGGCGTGGCCAGTATCGCTTTGGGTGGTATCCACGGCTGGGGTCGGCTGAGGCGGTGTCGAGCTGCGCCGAGGATCTAACACGGTTCGTGGTCGATTTTCCCGAGTCGGCCCATCCAGTGGCTGTGCACGTTGCTGTGTTCGACGGTCCAGGTGGGCTCGGTGAAGAGGAATTCGAACTGCTTCTCTGGCGCCAGTTGGCATGTATGCGGCTGGCTGACGAGGCGGGCGGATGTGCCGGTGGTCCGGCGAGTGCAGAATTGAGTGACGAACTGGCGGACCCCGGATTCTTCTTCGGGCACCGGAACTTCTTTGTGGTAGGTATGCACTCCGGGTCATCTCGCAAGGCGCGCACCTTCCCCTGGCCGGCATTGATCTTCAATTCTCTCTCACACATGGGGCCGTTGCAGCAAGTGGGCAGCTATGTCTCGATGCAGGAGAAGATCCGGTTGCGGGACCGTCGCCTGCAGGGCTCAATCAATCCTTCGCTGTCCAGCCCTCGCGTCGCCCAGTTCTCCGGACGAGCGGTCACTTCGGACTGGAAGTGTCCCGTGGATCTGACGGAAGAGAGGCCAGGTCATGACCACGAGCGCCGGTGA
- a CDS encoding GNAT family N-acetyltransferase, whose amino-acid sequence MTTSAGDRSGIKIVQVSVGEALERDWSDPSLDIDIVKVRLTTLEHQRELEAAGFLVKPTWVNWIAPLLDSESDFLERLHFKERQSIRQARCGAEAKGIKWVTLPEVTSSDLEAFLELYDRQVARMVRGVNYARRQQRQMLRNLDSLLAVYAYADDGLVGGCLGWLRPDQSMVQLRFSAFEDSARQGMLSRVVYMAVLDAARSRGFTWGSLGNDPSLFGHTAQPGLFRFKARLGFTPIPTQAIPPQVTGDEAELVVRMSTLADPSISLAYDGDKPAAGSDGLPKAIPLRAVQYSSSEESPQSSWLSSCPISVECRRIAASS is encoded by the coding sequence ATGACCACGAGCGCCGGTGACCGGTCGGGTATCAAGATCGTGCAGGTGAGTGTCGGTGAAGCCCTGGAGCGCGACTGGAGTGATCCGTCACTGGACATCGACATCGTCAAGGTGCGGCTCACCACACTCGAGCACCAGCGGGAGCTCGAGGCTGCGGGTTTCCTCGTCAAGCCGACCTGGGTGAACTGGATCGCCCCGCTCCTGGATTCGGAGTCGGACTTTTTGGAGCGACTTCACTTCAAGGAGAGGCAAAGCATCCGTCAGGCTAGGTGTGGTGCGGAGGCGAAGGGAATCAAATGGGTCACCCTCCCAGAAGTCACCAGCAGTGATCTTGAGGCATTTCTGGAGCTCTACGACCGGCAGGTGGCGCGCATGGTGCGGGGAGTTAACTACGCGCGCCGTCAGCAGCGCCAGATGCTGCGCAATCTCGACTCTCTCCTCGCGGTCTACGCCTACGCCGACGACGGTCTCGTAGGCGGATGCCTGGGCTGGTTGCGCCCCGATCAGTCGATGGTGCAGCTCAGGTTCTCCGCTTTCGAGGATTCCGCTCGTCAGGGAATGCTGTCCCGTGTGGTCTACATGGCCGTGCTGGACGCGGCGAGGAGCCGGGGCTTCACCTGGGGATCTCTGGGGAATGACCCATCCTTGTTCGGACACACGGCACAACCCGGTCTGTTTCGGTTCAAGGCCCGTCTCGGATTCACGCCGATTCCCACGCAGGCCATCCCGCCGCAGGTCACCGGGGACGAAGCCGAGCTGGTCGTGCGTATGAGCACGCTGGCCGATCCCTCCATCTCGCTGGCCTACGACGGTGACAAGCCGGCCGCCGGCAGCGACGGGCTCCCTAAGGCCATACCTCTTCGTGCTGTGCAGTACTCCAGCAGTGAAGAGTCGCCGCAGAGCTCTTGGCTCTCGAGTTGTCCCATCTCTGTGGAGTGCCGGCGGATTGCCGCTTCCAGCTGA
- a CDS encoding IS4 family transposase, translating to MDQDALRERKLQDLVSVGVLAADVSRDVIDEVVAEYGRQARRSDGKLPPHVVVYLVMGLALFRGEDYEEVAARMIEPLARLGACRSGDPVPTASAITQARKRLGPQVMREVFRRTAVPVADLLTVGAHLGSLRLVSFDGTTLDMPDTPSNAGAYGYPGSAGERSAFPQLRLLTLIEDGPRAPLAAEIAPCHGKGSGERTLLAGLLDYLEEGMLATADAGLFGFDLWCRAAQTGAELLWRVGAGPELPRVKDLGDGSYLALIYAPSVTTAARARLLQAARAGAEPDPERARLVRVVEYEVEDRGDTTDRELFCLLTTLTDPAAHPAPLLAHTYAERWEHETVNKILKELLDPVGRMLRSKSPELVEQEVFGLLLTQYTLAALMCRAASEAGLDPDRLSPTRTLRIVRRRIADPAAVSP from the coding sequence ATGGATCAGGACGCGTTGCGGGAACGGAAGTTGCAGGATCTGGTCTCCGTGGGGGTCCTGGCCGCCGATGTCTCGCGTGATGTGATCGACGAGGTGGTGGCCGAGTACGGCAGGCAGGCTCGCCGCTCCGACGGCAAGCTGCCCCCGCATGTGGTGGTCTACCTGGTCATGGGCTTGGCGCTGTTCCGCGGCGAGGACTACGAGGAGGTCGCCGCCCGCATGATCGAGCCACTGGCCCGCCTGGGTGCCTGCCGCAGCGGCGATCCCGTGCCCACTGCCAGCGCGATTACCCAGGCCCGCAAGCGGCTGGGCCCGCAGGTGATGCGCGAGGTCTTCCGCCGCACCGCGGTGCCGGTCGCCGATCTGCTGACCGTCGGCGCCCATCTGGGCAGCCTGCGGCTGGTCTCCTTCGACGGCACCACCCTCGACATGCCCGACACCCCCTCCAACGCGGGCGCCTACGGTTACCCCGGATCGGCCGGCGAGCGCTCCGCTTTCCCCCAGCTGCGTCTGCTCACTCTGATCGAGGACGGACCCCGCGCTCCGCTGGCCGCCGAGATCGCCCCGTGCCACGGCAAGGGCAGCGGCGAGCGCACCCTGCTCGCCGGTCTGCTCGACTACCTCGAGGAGGGCATGCTGGCCACCGCGGACGCCGGGCTCTTCGGCTTCGATCTGTGGTGCCGGGCCGCGCAGACCGGGGCCGAGCTGCTGTGGCGGGTCGGAGCCGGCCCGGAACTGCCCAGGGTGAAGGACCTGGGCGACGGCTCCTACCTGGCGCTCATCTACGCGCCGTCGGTCACGACCGCCGCCCGCGCGCGCCTGCTCCAGGCCGCCCGCGCCGGAGCAGAACCCGACCCCGAACGGGCCCGGCTGGTACGGGTGGTGGAGTACGAGGTCGAAGACCGCGGGGACACGACCGACCGCGAGCTGTTCTGCCTGCTCACCACGCTCACCGACCCCGCCGCCCATCCCGCACCTCTGCTGGCACACACCTATGCCGAGCGGTGGGAGCACGAGACCGTCAACAAGATCTTGAAGGAGCTGCTCGACCCGGTCGGCCGGATGCTGCGCTCCAAGAGCCCCGAGCTGGTCGAACAGGAGGTGTTCGGGCTGCTGCTGACGCAGTACACCCTCGCCGCTCTGATGTGCCGGGCGGCCTCGGAGGCCGGGCTCGACCCCGACCGGCTCAGCCCCACCCGCACGCTGCGGATCGTGCGCCGCCGGATCGCCGATCCGGCGGCCGTTTCCCCCTGA
- a CDS encoding IS3 family transposase, with protein MLDLSPSTYFARKTRPKSARRLRDEELIPLITGVWEDSGHTYGARRITRALVRAGHRVARCTVERLMGELGIEGVIRGQRRRTTVPEPAAPRPPDLVNRRFTAERPNQLWLADLTYIRTWSGWVYVAFVLDAYSRRIVGWQAMPRSVS; from the coding sequence GTGCTGGACCTGTCACCGTCGACGTACTTCGCGCGCAAGACGCGGCCGAAGTCGGCTCGCCGGCTCCGCGATGAGGAGCTGATTCCGCTAATCACAGGCGTTTGGGAGGACTCCGGCCACACCTACGGCGCCCGCCGCATCACCCGCGCGCTGGTCCGCGCCGGCCACCGCGTCGCCCGCTGCACGGTCGAGCGGCTGATGGGCGAGCTCGGTATCGAGGGCGTCATCCGCGGACAGCGCCGCCGCACCACGGTCCCCGAACCGGCCGCGCCGCGCCCGCCGGACCTGGTCAACCGCCGCTTCACCGCCGAGCGGCCCAACCAGCTCTGGCTGGCAGATCTCACCTACATCCGCACATGGTCGGGGTGGGTCTACGTGGCGTTCGTCCTGGACGCGTACTCACGCCGGATCGTGGGCTGGCAGGCAATGCCACGTAGCGTAAGTTGA
- a CDS encoding IS4 family transposase: protein MDQDALRERKLQDLVSVGVLAADVSRDVIDEVVAEYGRQARRSDGKLPPHVVVYLLMGLALFRGEDYEEVAARMIEPLARLGACRSGDPVPTASAITQARKRLGPQVMREVFRRTAVPVADLLTVGAHLGSLRLVSFDGTTLDMPDTPSNAGAYGYPGSAGERSAFPQLRLLTLIEDGPRAPLAAEIAPCHGKGSGERTLLAGLLDYLEEGMLATADAGLFGFDLWCRAAQTGAELLWRVGAGPELPRVKDLGDGSYLALIYAPSVTTAARARLLQAARAGAEPDPERARLVRVVEYEVEDRGDTTDRELFCLLTTLTDPAAHPAPLLAHTYAERWEHETANKILKELLDPVGRMLRSKSPELVEQEVFGLLLTQYTLAALMCRAASEAGLDPDRLSPTRTLRIVRRRIADPAAVSP, encoded by the coding sequence ATGGATCAGGACGCGTTGCGGGAACGGAAGTTGCAGGATCTGGTCTCCGTGGGGGTCCTGGCCGCCGATGTCTCGCGTGATGTGATCGACGAGGTGGTGGCCGAGTACGGCAGGCAGGCTCGCCGCTCCGACGGCAAGCTGCCCCCGCATGTGGTGGTCTACCTGCTCATGGGCTTGGCGCTGTTCCGCGGCGAGGACTACGAGGAGGTCGCCGCCCGCATGATCGAGCCACTGGCCCGCCTGGGTGCCTGCCGCAGCGGCGATCCCGTGCCCACTGCCAGCGCGATTACCCAGGCCCGCAAGCGGCTGGGCCCGCAGGTGATGCGCGAGGTCTTCCGCCGCACCGCGGTGCCGGTCGCCGATCTGCTGACCGTCGGCGCCCATCTGGGCAGCCTGCGGCTGGTCTCCTTCGACGGCACCACCCTCGACATGCCCGACACCCCCTCCAACGCGGGCGCCTACGGTTACCCCGGATCGGCCGGCGAGCGCTCCGCTTTCCCCCAGCTGCGTCTGCTCACTCTGATCGAGGACGGACCCCGCGCTCCGCTGGCCGCCGAGATCGCCCCGTGCCACGGCAAGGGCAGCGGCGAGCGCACCCTGCTCGCCGGTCTGCTCGACTACCTCGAGGAGGGCATGCTGGCCACCGCGGACGCCGGGCTCTTCGGCTTCGATCTGTGGTGCCGGGCCGCGCAGACCGGGGCCGAGCTGCTGTGGCGGGTCGGAGCCGGCCCGGAACTGCCCAGGGTGAAGGACCTGGGCGACGGCTCCTACCTGGCGCTCATCTACGCGCCGTCGGTCACAACCGCCGCCCGCGCGCGCCTGCTCCAGGCCGCCCGCGCCGGAGCAGAACCCGACCCCGAACGGGCCCGGCTGGTACGGGTGGTGGAGTACGAGGTCGAAGACCGCGGGGACACGACCGACCGCGAGCTGTTCTGCCTGCTCACCACGCTCACCGACCCCGCCGCCCATCCCGCACCTCTGCTGGCACACACCTATGCCGAGCGGTGGGAGCACGAGACCGCCAACAAGATCTTGAAGGAGCTGCTCGACCCGGTCGGCCGGATGCTGCGCTCCAAGAGCCCCGAGCTGGTCGAACAGGAGGTGTTCGGGCTGCTGCTGACGCAGTACACCCTCGCCGCTCTGATGTGCCGGGCGGCCTCGGAGGCCGGGCTCGACCCCGACCGGCTCAGCCCCACCCGCACGCTGCGGATCGTGCGCCGCCGGATCGCCGATCCGGCGGCCGTTTCCCCCTGA
- a CDS encoding integrase core domain-containing protein, with translation MINLRYVALGWQAATHMRTDLPLDALEMALWRQKIKKDAELIHHSDRGSQYVSIRYTERLTEVGASASVGSVADSYDNAMAEALNGTFKAELIEHQGPWRDFDQVERAVFQWVAWYNSERLHSALDYVPPDEYEQAHWAQLHEVPQTA, from the coding sequence TTGATCAACTTACGCTACGTGGCATTGGGCTGGCAGGCCGCCACGCACATGCGCACGGACCTGCCACTGGACGCGCTGGAGATGGCGCTGTGGAGGCAGAAGATCAAGAAGGACGCCGAGCTCATCCACCACAGCGACAGAGGGTCGCAATACGTGTCCATTCGCTATACGGAACGTCTCACGGAGGTCGGGGCTTCCGCGTCGGTGGGGTCCGTCGCGGACAGCTATGACAACGCGATGGCCGAAGCCCTGAACGGCACGTTCAAGGCCGAACTGATCGAGCATCAGGGGCCATGGCGGGACTTCGACCAGGTCGAGCGGGCCGTCTTCCAGTGGGTCGCGTGGTACAACAGTGAACGCCTCCACTCCGCCCTCGACTACGTACCGCCCGACGAGTACGAACAGGCGCACTGGGCGCAACTGCACGAAGTCCCGCAGACCGCTTGA
- a CDS encoding type ISP restriction/modification enzyme, with product MNASTPPSTTYRPTSTNRRTGRNCTKSRRPLDHTIADSTKLGAAHFRGFADAGRKLADIHLNYESAEPYAGIVETPASPGETPPSELYRVSTGKMRFPSRNGERDKTTIIYNNRVTLSNIPEEAYRYQLGSRSAIEWIIDRYYVKTDKPSGIVNDPNDWSDDPRYIIDLLKRIVTVSLETMKIVDGLPLLDILE from the coding sequence GTGAACGCCTCCACTCCGCCCTCGACTACGTACCGCCCGACGAGTACGAACAGGCGCACTGGGCGCAACTGCACGAAGTCCCGCAGACCGCTTGATCACACGATCGCGGACTCTACGAAACTCGGGGCAGCTCACTTCCGCGGCTTCGCCGATGCCGGCCGAAAGCTTGCCGACATCCACCTCAACTACGAGTCCGCAGAGCCATACGCCGGGATCGTGGAGACGCCTGCCAGCCCCGGGGAGACGCCCCCGTCCGAGCTGTACCGCGTGTCAACCGGCAAGATGAGGTTCCCCTCACGTAACGGCGAGAGGGATAAGACGACGATCATTTACAACAACCGCGTTACGCTCTCCAACATCCCTGAAGAGGCGTACCGCTACCAGCTCGGTTCTCGTTCCGCCATCGAGTGGATCATCGATCGCTACTACGTCAAGACCGACAAGCCGAGCGGCATCGTCAACGACCCCAATGACTGGTCCGACGATCCGCGATACATCATCGACCTCCTCAAGAGGATTGTGACCGTCAGCCTGGAGACGATGAAGATCGTGGACGGACTTCCGCTGCTGGACATTCTGGAGTAG
- a CDS encoding Type 1 glutamine amidotransferase-like domain-containing protein codes for MISTPRIFIDGGGDGHQAIDRAFVTAAHAAGVSRVLYLPYAMVPQRWPGCAAWFEAAYGEAFAEIIMPENPSRAAAEGKEFGAIYIGGGDTGRLLDTLLATGLDDLIARHVSRGGLLCGGSAGAIVCGATILTAPPEEHSARSNEGLNLLGGASILAHSQDTAAARAGALRLAAELRAPALWALPENSGIRLDANGEPRALGEQACLQFTSGGRVLGFPSDTV; via the coding sequence ATGATCAGCACTCCGCGCATCTTCATTGACGGCGGCGGCGACGGCCACCAGGCAATCGATCGAGCCTTCGTCACTGCCGCCCACGCGGCGGGTGTGAGCCGGGTTTTGTATCTCCCGTACGCGATGGTGCCGCAGCGCTGGCCGGGCTGCGCAGCATGGTTCGAAGCGGCGTACGGCGAGGCATTCGCCGAGATCATCATGCCGGAAAATCCCTCACGAGCCGCCGCCGAGGGAAAGGAGTTCGGCGCAATCTACATCGGTGGCGGAGACACGGGCCGCCTCCTGGACACGCTGCTCGCCACCGGCCTGGATGACCTGATCGCTCGGCACGTGTCGCGGGGCGGCCTCTTGTGCGGCGGCAGCGCGGGCGCGATCGTATGTGGCGCCACGATCCTGACCGCGCCGCCCGAGGAGCATTCGGCACGCAGCAACGAGGGTCTGAACCTGCTCGGCGGCGCCAGCATCCTGGCCCATTCCCAGGACACAGCCGCAGCCCGTGCCGGTGCGCTTCGCCTCGCTGCCGAACTGCGGGCGCCCGCTCTCTGGGCACTCCCAGAGAACAGCGGAATCCGGCTGGACGCGAACGGGGAACCCCGAGCACTGGGCGAGCAGGCGTGCTTGCAGTTCACCTCGGGCGGCCGGGTGTTGGGCTTCCCGTCTGACACCGTGTGA
- a CDS encoding IS1182 family transposase codes for MRPQGLPEVPELTAAVAAVVFPDGSLAMRVREELAGVFADEPFAEAFGARGPAGLSPGMLALVTVLQFAENLTDRQAAEAVRERLSWKYALGLELTDTGFDFTVLARFRARLVEHGMERLVFDRLLEHCRGKGLVGAGGKQRTDSTHVISAVRDLNRLELAGESVRAVLEALAGAAPSWLAGRFGAERVAEWELRYAARVDSWRLPSSKTRRDRLAEVYGQDALVLLRAVREPDAPAWLREVEPVELLRRIFVQTYHVTCNARGREVVRKREADSDGVPPGQLRLASPYDADARWSAKGDELFWCGYKVHLTETCDNDNGTDGAGGTDGTAPAAAGAPHLITDVATTASTAPDVTATAAIQHRLAERQVKPGEHYLDSGYPSADLVTDAARDGITMITPLLGDHSRQAREAEGFDKAAFRIDWNTRQVTCPEGSTSTGWYPVQQHGRDAIVIAFAGGDCRPCPSRERCTAAVRGNRMLTLRPREVHEHVTAARAEQKSDTWQAKYALRAGVEGTINQALDVTGMRRARYRGLPKVTLQHAFSATAINIIRLDAHWASRQPHRTRRSWTSRLSRLVYQLAA; via the coding sequence ATGCGGCCGCAGGGGTTACCAGAGGTTCCGGAGTTGACGGCGGCGGTGGCCGCGGTGGTGTTCCCGGACGGCTCGCTGGCGATGCGGGTTCGGGAGGAGTTGGCGGGGGTGTTCGCGGACGAGCCGTTCGCGGAGGCGTTCGGTGCGCGCGGGCCGGCGGGATTGTCGCCGGGGATGCTGGCGCTGGTCACGGTGTTGCAGTTCGCGGAGAACCTGACCGACCGGCAGGCCGCGGAGGCGGTGCGTGAGCGCCTGTCGTGGAAGTACGCGCTGGGACTGGAGTTGACCGACACCGGTTTCGACTTCACGGTGCTGGCGAGGTTCCGGGCTCGGCTGGTCGAGCACGGCATGGAGCGCTTGGTCTTCGACCGGCTGCTGGAGCACTGCCGCGGCAAGGGCCTGGTCGGCGCGGGCGGGAAACAGCGCACGGACTCCACGCACGTGATCAGTGCGGTGCGGGACCTGAACCGTCTGGAGCTGGCCGGGGAGAGCGTGCGCGCGGTGCTGGAGGCGCTGGCCGGTGCGGCGCCGTCCTGGCTGGCGGGCCGGTTCGGGGCTGAGCGGGTCGCCGAGTGGGAGCTGCGGTATGCGGCCCGCGTGGATTCCTGGCGGCTGCCGTCGTCGAAGACCAGGCGGGACCGGCTCGCCGAGGTCTACGGGCAGGACGCGCTCGTGCTGCTGCGCGCCGTGCGCGAGCCGGATGCCCCCGCTTGGCTGCGCGAAGTGGAGCCGGTGGAGTTGCTGCGGCGGATCTTCGTGCAGACCTACCACGTCACCTGCAACGCCCGGGGACGGGAGGTGGTCAGGAAGCGGGAGGCCGACAGTGACGGCGTCCCGCCCGGACAACTGCGGCTCGCCTCGCCCTACGACGCGGATGCCCGCTGGTCGGCGAAGGGAGACGAGCTGTTCTGGTGCGGCTACAAGGTCCACCTCACCGAGACCTGCGACAACGACAACGGCACTGACGGTGCGGGCGGCACTGACGGCACCGCTCCCGCCGCGGCCGGCGCCCCGCACCTGATCACGGACGTGGCCACCACCGCCTCGACCGCGCCGGACGTGACTGCCACCGCCGCCATCCAGCACCGCCTGGCCGAACGCCAGGTCAAGCCGGGCGAGCACTACCTCGACTCCGGCTACCCCTCCGCCGACCTCGTCACCGACGCGGCCCGCGACGGCATCACCATGATCACCCCGCTCCTCGGCGACCACTCCCGCCAGGCACGGGAGGCCGAGGGCTTCGACAAGGCCGCGTTCCGGATCGACTGGAACACCCGCCAGGTGACCTGCCCCGAGGGCAGCACCAGCACCGGCTGGTATCCCGTGCAACAGCACGGCCGCGACGCCATCGTGATCGCCTTCGCCGGCGGTGACTGCCGCCCCTGCCCCTCCCGCGAGCGGTGCACCGCTGCCGTCCGCGGCAATCGCATGCTCACCCTGCGGCCCCGCGAGGTCCACGAGCACGTCACCGCCGCCCGCGCCGAGCAGAAGAGCGACACCTGGCAGGCCAAGTACGCCCTGCGTGCAGGTGTCGAGGGCACCATCAACCAGGCCCTCGACGTCACCGGGATGCGCCGGGCCCGCTACCGCGGCCTGCCCAAGGTCACCCTCCAACACGCCTTCTCCGCCACCGCGATCAACATCATCCGGCTCGACGCCCACTGGGCCAGCCGCCAGCCCCACCGCACCAGACGATCCTGGACAAGCCGCCTGTCCCGCCTCGTCTACCAACTCGCCGCGTAG